The Stomoxys calcitrans chromosome 3, idStoCalc2.1, whole genome shotgun sequence genome includes a region encoding these proteins:
- the LOC106080804 gene encoding Golgi phosphoprotein 3 homolog sauron: MNRSDGLVRRAVRVRENGADSGNASGNANTPDDNQELNDNKDQEDNIDDGDSKETRLTLMEEVLLLGLKDKEGYTSFWNDCISSGLRGCILIELGIRGRIMMEKSGMRRRGLCSRKVILKSDQPTGDVLLDEALKHIKETNPPETVQSWIEYLSGETWNPLKLRYQLKNVRERLAKNLVEKGVLTTEKQNFLLFDMTTHPLSDNVVKCRLVKKIQDSVLSKWVNDAQRMDKRMLALIFLAHASDVIENAFALLNDDDYEVAMKRVRELLDLDFEAEAAKPNANEILWAVFMAFTK; this comes from the exons ATGAATCGTTCCGATGGCTTAGTGAGACGTGCCGTGCGTGTCCGAGAAAACGGTGCTGATTCTGGCAATGCGTCCGGAAACGCGAACACTCCCGATGATAATCAAGAACTAAACGACAATAAAGATCAAGAGGATAACATAGACGATGGCGATTCCAAAGAGACACGTTTAACGCTGATGGAAGAGGTGCTGCTGCTGGGCTTAAAAGATAAGGAG GGCTACACATCCTTTTGGAATGATTGCATATCGAGTGGTCTTCGTGGCTGCATTCTCATTGAGCTGGGCATTCGAGGTCGTATTATGATGGAAAAATCCGGTATGCGCAGACGTGGATTATGTTCAAG AAAAGTCATATTGAAATCGGATCAACCAACTGGAGATGTTTTATTAGATGAAGCTTTAAAGCACATAAAAGAAACAAATCCACCAGAAACAGTTCAAAGTTGGATTGAGTATTTAAgtg gtGAGACCTGGAATCCCTTAAAGTTGCGTTACCAATTGAAAAATGTCAGAGAACGTTTAGCTAAAAATTTGGTCGAGAAAGGAGTTTTAACAACAGAAAAACAGAATTTCCTCCTCTTCGATATGACAACCCATCCACTCAGTGATAATGTGGTGAAATGTCGCTTAGTGAAAaag ATTCAAGATtcagttttgtcaaaatgggttaATGATGCGCAGCGCATGGACAAGCGCATGTTGGCCCTTATATTTCTGGCTCATGCGAGTGATGTTATCGAAAATGCCTTTGCCCTTCTCAACGATGATGATTACGAAGTGGCCATGAAGCGTGTCAGAGAATTGTTGGACTTGGATTTCGAAGCCGAAGCGGCAAAACCAAATGCCAATGAAATTCTTTGGGCAGTTTTTATGGCTTTtactaaataa
- the LOC131996346 gene encoding uncharacterized protein LOC131996346 — MSSKRTLLSTSPDHKEHTPKKYAPSLNMSVSSHQDVFTWSKLCEVLDDKLKGVAKKEDLTDIKHEIEELKHENSKLKEDIKKLTNRLELVDQKSRTTNIMVPPAKSKGF, encoded by the exons ATGAGCAGCAAGCGCACTCTTTTATCGACATCACCTGATCATAAAGAACATACACCAAAAAAATACGCGCCGTCCCTAAATATGAGTGTAAGCAGTCATCAAGACGTGTTTACATGGAGCAAACTATGCGAAGTCCTGGACGACAAATTGAAGGGTGTAGCAAAGAAAGAAGATCTGACGGATATCAAACATGAAATTGAAGAATTAAAACATGAGAATTCTAAATTAAAGGAAGACATAAAGAAATTAACAAACCGTCTAGAACTAGTTGACCAGAAATCGAGAACCACAAATATCATG GTACCGCCAGCGAAGTCCAAAGGGTTTTAA